The following coding sequences are from one Ficedula albicollis isolate OC2 chromosome 14, FicAlb1.5, whole genome shotgun sequence window:
- the HAGH gene encoding hydroxyacylglutathione hydrolase, mitochondrial, with amino-acid sequence MKVEILPALTDNYMYLLIDQDTREAAIVDPVQPQKVLDAVKKHGVKLTTVLTTHHHWDHAGGNEKLVKMEPGLHVYGGDSRVGALTQRVSHLTALKVGSLSVKCLSTPCHTSGHICYYVTKPNSSEPPAVFTGDTLFVAGCGKFFEGTPDEMYKALIEILGSLDPQTRVYCGHEYTINNLKFARHVEPSNPSIQEKLAWAKAQYDRGEPTIPSTIAEEFTYNPFMRVREKSVQDHAGETDPVRTMGAIRKEKDNFRVPKD; translated from the exons ATGAAGGTGGAAATCCTGCCAGCCCTCACTGACAACTACATGTACCTGCTGATCGACCAGGACACCAGGGAGGCTGCCATAGTTGaccctgtgcagccccagaaG gtttTGGATGCAGTCAAAAAGCACGGCGTGAAGCTGACCACTGTCCTGACCACCCACCACCACTG gGACCATGCTGGAGGCAATGAGAAGCTGGTGAAGATGGAGCCAGGGCTGCATGTGTACgggggggacagcagggtggGGGCCCTGACACAGAGAGTGTCCCACCTGACAGCCCTCAAG GTGGGATCTCTAAGTGTGAAATGCCTCAGTACGCCGTGTCACACCTCGGGCCACATCTGTTATTATGTGACTAAGCCAAATAGCTCCGAGCCACCTGCAGTTTTTACAG gtgacaccctgTTTGTGGCTGGCTGTGGCAAGTTCTTCGAGGGCACCCCGGACGAGATGTACAAGGCACTGATCGAGATTTTGGGCAGCCTGGACCCCCAAACG aGAGTTTACTGTGGCCACGAGTACACCATCAACAATCTCAAGTTTGCTCGGCATGTGGAGCCCAGTAACCCCAGCATCCAGGAGAAACTGGCCTGGGCCAAG GCCCAGTACGACAGAGGAGAGCCCACCATCCCCTCCACCATTGCTGAGGAGTTCACCTACAACCCCTTCATGAGAGTGAG ggagaagTCAGTCCAGGACCACGCTGGGGAGACCGACCCAGTCCGGACCATGGGGGCCATCAGGAAGGAGAAGGACAACTTCAGAGTGCCCAAGGACTGA